The Miscanthus floridulus cultivar M001 chromosome 17, ASM1932011v1, whole genome shotgun sequence genome has a window encoding:
- the LOC136516340 gene encoding zinc transporter 7-like isoform X1 — protein MALGGLRRHVGQFLTSSNELMAASLSAVSCADEVLQEAEGAGCRDDAAALQLKEVAMAAILVAGVLGVGLPLAGRKRRALRTDSAAFLAAKAFAAGVILATGFVHMLHDAEQALSSPCLPATPWRRFPVPGFVAMAAALATLVLDFLATRFYEAKHRDEAARVKAAAAAALVATTSSASDEDITVVTVDAEDERKAPLLQTHCHGHSHGHGHSHSHGHELVQAEGSEGEVSAHVRSIVVSQILEMGIVSHSVIIGLSLGVSRSPCTIRPLVAALAFHQFFEGFALGGCIAQVAKKTAKRAVSVAKGRAYEDLYQYLSTKEGEKDIYRMARVRERKTRDFNQVKCIKDEREHLLVKEDEIRHRWQEYFDKLFNGTIQEPFGSFNGIFLCHHYTSRNSCWGWLDHILQSQ, from the exons ATGGCTCTCGGCGGCCTCCGCCGGCACGTCGGCCAGTTCTTGACCAGCAGCAATG AGCTTATGGCGGCGTCGCTCTCGGCCGTGAGCTGCGCTGACGAGGTGCTgcaggaggcggagggggcgggGTGCCGTGACGACGCCGCGGCGCTGCAGCTCAAggaggtggccatggcggcgatcCTGGTGGCCGGGGTGCTGGGGGTTGGCCTGCCGCTCGCGGGGCGGAAGCGGCGCGCGCTGCGCACGGACAGCGCCGCGTTCCTGGCGGCCAAGGCGTTCGCCGCCGGGGTCATCCTGGCCACGGGGTTCGTCCACATGCTGCACGACGCCGAGCAGGCGCTGTCCAGCCCGTGCCTCCCGGCCACGCCGTGGCGACGGTTCCCGGTCCCCGGGTtcgtcgccatggccgccgcgctcGCCACGCTGGTGCTCGACTTCCTCGCCACCAGGTTCTACGAGGCCAAGCACCGCGACGAGGCCGCGCGCGTcaaggcggccgccgccgccgcactcgTTGCGACGACCTCCTCCGCGAGCGACGAGGACATCACCGTCGTCACCGTCGACGCTGAGGACGAGCGCAAGGCCCCGCTGTTGCAAACGCACTGCCATGGACACTCGCACGGACACGGACACAGCCACAGCCATGGGCATGAGCTGGTGCAGGCAGAGGGCAGCGAGGGGGAGGTGTCGGCACATGTCCGCTCCATCGTCGTGTCACAG ATACTGGAGATGGGGATTGTGTCACACTCTGTGATCATCGGATTGTCACTGGGAGTgtcgcggagcccatgcacaatCAGGCCACTTGTCGCAGCTCTTGCATTCCACCAGTTCTTCGAGGGCTTTGCACTAGGTGGCTGCATTGCTCAG gtggcaaagaagactgcaaagcgagctgtaagtgtggcaaagggtagagcatacgaggatctttaccaatatttgagtacgaaggaaggagagaaggacatttataggatggctagggttcgtgagagaaagacacgggacttcaaccaagttaagtgtattaaggatgaaagggagcatctcttggtaaaggaggatgagatccgacatcgatggcaagagtattttgacaaattgttcaatg GCACAATTCAAGAACCTTTCGGCAGTTTTAATGGCATCTTTCTTTGCCATCACTACACCAGCAGGAATAGCTGCTGGGGCTGGCTTGACCACATTCTACAATCCCAATAG
- the LOC136516340 gene encoding zinc transporter 7-like isoform X2 gives MALGGLRRHVGQFLTSSNELMAASLSAVSCADEVLQEAEGAGCRDDAAALQLKEVAMAAILVAGVLGVGLPLAGRKRRALRTDSAAFLAAKAFAAGVILATGFVHMLHDAEQALSSPCLPATPWRRFPVPGFVAMAAALATLVLDFLATRFYEAKHRDEAARVKAAAAAALVATTSSASDEDITVVTVDAEDERKAPLLQTHCHGHSHGHGHSHSHGHELVQAEGSEGEVSAHVRSIVVSQILEMGIVSHSVIIGLSLGVSRSPCTIRPLVAALAFHQFFEGFALGGCIAQAQFKNLSAVLMASFFAITTPAGIAAGAGLTTFYNPNSPRALVVEGILDSVSAGILIYMSLVDLIAADFLGGKMTGSLRQQVMAYIALFLGALSMSSLAIWA, from the exons ATGGCTCTCGGCGGCCTCCGCCGGCACGTCGGCCAGTTCTTGACCAGCAGCAATG AGCTTATGGCGGCGTCGCTCTCGGCCGTGAGCTGCGCTGACGAGGTGCTgcaggaggcggagggggcgggGTGCCGTGACGACGCCGCGGCGCTGCAGCTCAAggaggtggccatggcggcgatcCTGGTGGCCGGGGTGCTGGGGGTTGGCCTGCCGCTCGCGGGGCGGAAGCGGCGCGCGCTGCGCACGGACAGCGCCGCGTTCCTGGCGGCCAAGGCGTTCGCCGCCGGGGTCATCCTGGCCACGGGGTTCGTCCACATGCTGCACGACGCCGAGCAGGCGCTGTCCAGCCCGTGCCTCCCGGCCACGCCGTGGCGACGGTTCCCGGTCCCCGGGTtcgtcgccatggccgccgcgctcGCCACGCTGGTGCTCGACTTCCTCGCCACCAGGTTCTACGAGGCCAAGCACCGCGACGAGGCCGCGCGCGTcaaggcggccgccgccgccgcactcgTTGCGACGACCTCCTCCGCGAGCGACGAGGACATCACCGTCGTCACCGTCGACGCTGAGGACGAGCGCAAGGCCCCGCTGTTGCAAACGCACTGCCATGGACACTCGCACGGACACGGACACAGCCACAGCCATGGGCATGAGCTGGTGCAGGCAGAGGGCAGCGAGGGGGAGGTGTCGGCACATGTCCGCTCCATCGTCGTGTCACAG ATACTGGAGATGGGGATTGTGTCACACTCTGTGATCATCGGATTGTCACTGGGAGTgtcgcggagcccatgcacaatCAGGCCACTTGTCGCAGCTCTTGCATTCCACCAGTTCTTCGAGGGCTTTGCACTAGGTGGCTGCATTGCTCAG GCACAATTCAAGAACCTTTCGGCAGTTTTAATGGCATCTTTCTTTGCCATCACTACACCAGCAGGAATAGCTGCTGGGGCTGGCTTGACCACATTCTACAATCCCAATAGCCCAAGGGCTCTTGTGGTCGAGGGCATTCTTGACTCGGTGTCGGCTGGCATCCTCATATACATGTCACTAGTGGATCTCATTGCTGCAGATTTCTTGGGTGGAAAGATGACAGGGTCCCTGCGACAGCAAGTGATGGCATACATCGCATTGTTCCTCGGTGCGCTCTCTATGTCATCACTTGCAATATGGGCTTGA
- the LOC136516340 gene encoding zinc transporter 7-like isoform X3 — MEAEGAGCRDDAAALQLKEVAMAAILVAGVLGVGLPLAGRKRRALRTDSAAFLAAKAFAAGVILATGFVHMLHDAEQALSSPCLPATPWRRFPVPGFVAMAAALATLVLDFLATRFYEAKHRDEAARVKAAAAAALVATTSSASDEDITVVTVDAEDERKAPLLQTHCHGHSHGHGHSHSHGHELVQAEGSEGEVSAHVRSIVVSQILEMGIVSHSVIIGLSLGVSRSPCTIRPLVAALAFHQFFEGFALGGCIAQVAKKTAKRAVSVAKGRAYEDLYQYLSTKEGEKDIYRMARVRERKTRDFNQVKCIKDEREHLLVKEDEIRHRWQEYFDKLFNGTIQEPFGSFNGIFLCHHYTSRNSCWGWLDHILQSQ, encoded by the exons ATG gaggcggagggggcgggGTGCCGTGACGACGCCGCGGCGCTGCAGCTCAAggaggtggccatggcggcgatcCTGGTGGCCGGGGTGCTGGGGGTTGGCCTGCCGCTCGCGGGGCGGAAGCGGCGCGCGCTGCGCACGGACAGCGCCGCGTTCCTGGCGGCCAAGGCGTTCGCCGCCGGGGTCATCCTGGCCACGGGGTTCGTCCACATGCTGCACGACGCCGAGCAGGCGCTGTCCAGCCCGTGCCTCCCGGCCACGCCGTGGCGACGGTTCCCGGTCCCCGGGTtcgtcgccatggccgccgcgctcGCCACGCTGGTGCTCGACTTCCTCGCCACCAGGTTCTACGAGGCCAAGCACCGCGACGAGGCCGCGCGCGTcaaggcggccgccgccgccgcactcgTTGCGACGACCTCCTCCGCGAGCGACGAGGACATCACCGTCGTCACCGTCGACGCTGAGGACGAGCGCAAGGCCCCGCTGTTGCAAACGCACTGCCATGGACACTCGCACGGACACGGACACAGCCACAGCCATGGGCATGAGCTGGTGCAGGCAGAGGGCAGCGAGGGGGAGGTGTCGGCACATGTCCGCTCCATCGTCGTGTCACAG ATACTGGAGATGGGGATTGTGTCACACTCTGTGATCATCGGATTGTCACTGGGAGTgtcgcggagcccatgcacaatCAGGCCACTTGTCGCAGCTCTTGCATTCCACCAGTTCTTCGAGGGCTTTGCACTAGGTGGCTGCATTGCTCAG gtggcaaagaagactgcaaagcgagctgtaagtgtggcaaagggtagagcatacgaggatctttaccaatatttgagtacgaaggaaggagagaaggacatttataggatggctagggttcgtgagagaaagacacgggacttcaaccaagttaagtgtattaaggatgaaagggagcatctcttggtaaaggaggatgagatccgacatcgatggcaagagtattttgacaaattgttcaatg GCACAATTCAAGAACCTTTCGGCAGTTTTAATGGCATCTTTCTTTGCCATCACTACACCAGCAGGAATAGCTGCTGGGGCTGGCTTGACCACATTCTACAATCCCAATAG